One window of Streptomyces sp. NBC_00273 genomic DNA carries:
- a CDS encoding DoxX family protein, whose amino-acid sequence MPRVSSPHLLAGLLATMAVAHAAVPGKFDAIIPRSLPGSPRAWTYGSGVAELALAAGVAHPRTRRVAALATAAFFVGVFPANVKMAADARHAAPAVRAVTLGRLPLQVPLVLWARKVSRNA is encoded by the coding sequence ATGCCCCGCGTCTCCTCCCCCCACCTGCTGGCCGGCCTCCTGGCCACGATGGCGGTCGCCCACGCGGCCGTGCCCGGGAAGTTCGACGCGATCATCCCCCGTTCGTTGCCGGGCAGCCCGCGCGCGTGGACGTACGGAAGCGGGGTGGCCGAACTCGCCCTCGCCGCCGGGGTCGCCCATCCGCGCACCCGCCGGGTGGCCGCGCTGGCCACGGCGGCGTTCTTCGTCGGCGTGTTCCCGGCGAACGTGAAGATGGCCGCCGACGCACGCCACGCCGCTCCCGCCGTCCGTGCCGTGACGCTGGGCCGGCTGCCCCTGCAGGTGCCGCTGGTGCTCTGGGCCCGCAAGGTGAGCCGGAACGCCTGA
- a CDS encoding sensor histidine kinase: MGTVIAAVAACVSAAAAGALGVALLRARHSHRVALEERGWLLEREREGAARSAVDAERARIAAELHDIVSHNVSLMVVQAGAAREVLATLPEEAAAAMGAVETAGRNTMTELRHLLGLLAPAQDGADEPYEAPATARLAPQPSLARLSPLIDRFAFAGLQVEVRISGEPRPLPAGIDVTAYRIIQEALTNALKHGDGGRTEVTVRYQEHALRVEVLGGGPSVLTGHAPAAASAGGRDRPKAEGTGRGLLGLRERVAVYGGDLDARRRLGGGYRVRARIPLERP, from the coding sequence GTGGGGACGGTCATCGCCGCGGTCGCGGCCTGTGTGTCCGCGGCAGCGGCCGGTGCGCTCGGCGTGGCCCTGCTGCGCGCCCGGCACAGCCACCGCGTGGCGCTCGAGGAGCGCGGCTGGCTGCTGGAGCGGGAGCGCGAGGGCGCGGCCCGCAGCGCCGTCGACGCCGAACGGGCCAGGATCGCGGCGGAGCTCCACGACATCGTCAGCCACAACGTGAGCCTGATGGTGGTCCAGGCCGGGGCCGCCCGCGAGGTGCTCGCCACCCTGCCAGAGGAGGCCGCGGCGGCGATGGGCGCCGTGGAGACGGCCGGGCGGAACACGATGACCGAACTGCGGCACCTGCTGGGCCTGCTCGCCCCCGCCCAGGACGGCGCGGACGAACCGTACGAGGCCCCGGCCACCGCCCGGTTGGCGCCGCAGCCGAGCCTCGCCCGGCTGAGCCCGTTGATCGACCGGTTCGCTTTCGCCGGGCTGCAGGTGGAGGTACGGATATCCGGGGAGCCGCGCCCGCTCCCGGCCGGGATCGACGTCACGGCGTACCGGATCATCCAGGAGGCGCTCACGAACGCGCTCAAACACGGGGACGGGGGCAGGACCGAGGTGACCGTGCGGTACCAGGAACACGCGCTGCGCGTAGAGGTGTTGGGCGGCGGACCCAGCGTGCTGACGGGGCACGCGCCCGCAGCGGCATCCGCCGGGGGCCGGGACCGGCCGAAGGCCGAGGGCACCGGTCGCGGGCTGCTCGGCCTGCGCGAGCGCGTCGCCGTCTACGGGGGCGACCTCGACGCCCGCCGCCGCCTCGGCGGCGGCTACCGGGTGCGCGCCCGGATCCCGCTGGAGCGGCCGTGA
- a CDS encoding NAD-dependent epimerase/dehydratase family protein, producing MKRILVVGGSRYFGKTLVTRAREAGDEVTVLNRGSGAPPHDVDRLVADRDDEEALRAALGARDFDVVVDQVCYTPLQAAVARRVFAGRTGRYVMTSTMEVYDPATLPAGSLDPVSAGLPDPAPVPVTEASLDPARLPLAGAAGRAPGPWPAYVYAEGKRQAEAVFLRDAAFPYVSVRAAHVLGGGPAEFTGRLAHYVERIAAGTPVDVHKAPYATSFIHHHEMAEFLHWTAGQTFTGPVNAASHGAPDVLALCEAVGEHVGRRPRYRVVGAGAAASPFSFDRAYAMDNGRASALGFGFGHVADWLPGAIAETPRADG from the coding sequence ATGAAGCGAATTCTTGTCGTCGGCGGCAGCCGGTACTTCGGAAAGACCCTGGTCACCCGGGCGCGCGAGGCGGGGGACGAGGTGACCGTCCTCAACCGGGGCTCCGGCGCACCACCGCACGACGTGGACCGACTGGTCGCCGACCGCGACGACGAGGAAGCGCTGCGGGCGGCATTGGGCGCGCGCGACTTCGACGTGGTCGTGGACCAGGTCTGCTACACACCGCTCCAGGCCGCCGTCGCACGACGGGTGTTCGCCGGGCGGACCGGGCGCTACGTCATGACCTCGACGATGGAGGTCTACGACCCGGCCACGCTCCCGGCCGGTTCCCTCGACCCCGTCTCCGCCGGCCTCCCCGACCCCGCCCCCGTCCCGGTCACCGAGGCGTCGCTCGACCCCGCGCGGCTGCCGCTCGCGGGGGCGGCGGGCCGCGCCCCCGGGCCCTGGCCCGCGTACGTCTACGCCGAGGGGAAGCGGCAGGCCGAGGCCGTCTTCCTACGGGATGCGGCCTTCCCGTACGTCAGCGTGCGCGCCGCGCACGTCCTCGGCGGCGGTCCGGCGGAGTTCACCGGGCGGCTCGCGCACTACGTGGAGCGGATCGCGGCCGGGACCCCCGTCGACGTCCACAAAGCCCCGTACGCCACCTCGTTCATCCATCACCACGAGATGGCCGAATTCCTGCACTGGACGGCGGGACAGACCTTCACCGGGCCCGTCAACGCGGCCTCGCACGGCGCGCCCGACGTGCTCGCGCTCTGCGAGGCGGTGGGGGAGCACGTCGGGCGACGGCCGCGGTACCGGGTGGTCGGGGCGGGCGCCGCCGCCTCGCCCTTCTCCTTCGACCGCGCCTACGCCATGGACAACGGCCGGGCCTCGGCCCTGGGCTTCGGCTTCGGTCACGTCGCCGACTGGCTGCCCGGGGCGATCGCCGAGACCCCGCGCGCCGACGGCTGA
- a CDS encoding TetR/AcrR family transcriptional regulator, which produces MPREPRGPGGSAAPPDLAAVADLLWRVDAERTAEGRPRLTPRRIVDAAVAVVDTDGLDALSMQRVATELACTAMALYRHVPGREHLLAAMVDAASGRPPAATGAGWRAEVEAWVDALWATYCSHPWMVRVPTVSAPVGPNELAWFEALLSPLARSGADRGELIPLATFITGAVRDLARIATELDPVGAASYGRVLAERLDPGNFPTLCALAGEPGLDEGEDGAVAPIVACGIARLLDGIEKAPPATEAKGNR; this is translated from the coding sequence ATGCCCCGTGAGCCCCGGGGGCCGGGCGGATCCGCCGCCCCGCCCGATCTCGCGGCCGTGGCCGACCTGTTGTGGCGGGTCGACGCCGAGCGGACCGCCGAGGGCCGCCCGCGCCTCACCCCCCGCCGGATCGTCGACGCGGCCGTGGCCGTCGTCGACACCGACGGGCTGGACGCGCTGTCGATGCAGCGCGTGGCCACCGAGCTGGCCTGTACGGCGATGGCCCTCTACCGGCACGTGCCGGGCCGCGAGCACCTGCTCGCGGCCATGGTCGACGCCGCGAGCGGTCGCCCGCCCGCGGCGACCGGGGCGGGCTGGCGCGCCGAGGTGGAGGCCTGGGTCGACGCGCTCTGGGCGACGTACTGCAGCCATCCGTGGATGGTGCGGGTCCCGACGGTCAGCGCCCCGGTCGGACCGAACGAACTCGCCTGGTTCGAGGCGCTGCTGAGCCCGCTCGCGCGCTCCGGCGCCGACCGCGGCGAGCTGATCCCGCTCGCCACCTTCATCACCGGCGCCGTGCGCGACCTGGCCCGGATCGCCACCGAACTCGACCCGGTCGGCGCCGCCTCGTACGGACGGGTCCTCGCCGAGCGCCTCGACCCGGGGAACTTCCCCACGCTCTGTGCGCTCGCGGGCGAACCGGGATTGGACGAGGGGGAGGACGGCGCCGTCGCCCCGATCGTGGCCTGCGGCATCGCGCGCCTGCTCGACGGCATCGAGAAAGCCCCACCCGCAACAGAGGCAAAGGGAAACCGATGA
- a CDS encoding RNA polymerase sigma factor — protein MSAAQAVEAVFRIESARIIASVARVVRDVGIAEEIAQDALVAALEQWPRTGVPDRPGAWLMTTAKHRAIDLVRRKETYARKLAEVGRSLEDVPPPAEPADPQDIDDDLLRLIFTSCHPVLATEARIALTLRLMGGLTTQEIARAFLTSEATVAQRIVRAKRALAKAGVPFEVPYGADREARLSSVLEVIYLVFNEGYAATAGDDLVRPALCEDALRLARVLAALMPEEPEVHGLAALLEFQASRIATRTGPAGEPVLLADQNRARWNRMLIHRGARALGRAGNGPYSVQAAIAGCHAAAVRYEDTDWPRIATLYGRLVQLVPSPVVELNRAVAVSMAEGPEAALPLVDALAAEPALRAYHLLPSVRGDLLERLGRTEEARAEFERAAALTRNAQERTLLLARAARL, from the coding sequence GTGAGTGCGGCCCAGGCGGTCGAAGCGGTGTTCAGGATCGAGTCCGCGCGGATCATCGCCAGTGTCGCCCGCGTCGTGCGGGACGTCGGCATCGCCGAGGAGATCGCCCAGGACGCCCTCGTCGCGGCGCTGGAACAGTGGCCCCGGACGGGGGTCCCGGACCGGCCCGGCGCCTGGCTCATGACCACGGCCAAACACCGCGCGATCGACCTCGTCCGCCGCAAGGAGACCTACGCGCGCAAGCTCGCGGAGGTCGGCCGCAGCCTGGAGGACGTCCCGCCGCCCGCCGAGCCGGCGGATCCGCAGGACATCGACGACGACCTGCTGCGCCTGATCTTCACCTCCTGCCACCCCGTCCTCGCCACCGAGGCCAGGATCGCGCTCACCCTGCGTCTGATGGGAGGGCTGACCACCCAGGAGATCGCCCGCGCGTTCCTCACCTCCGAGGCCACCGTCGCCCAGCGCATCGTCCGGGCGAAGCGGGCCCTGGCCAAGGCGGGGGTGCCCTTCGAGGTCCCGTACGGCGCCGACCGCGAAGCCAGGCTCTCCTCGGTCCTGGAGGTCATCTACCTCGTCTTCAACGAGGGGTACGCGGCCACCGCCGGGGACGACCTCGTCCGCCCCGCCCTGTGCGAGGACGCCCTGCGCCTGGCCCGCGTGCTGGCCGCGCTGATGCCCGAGGAACCCGAAGTGCACGGGCTGGCCGCGCTGCTGGAGTTCCAGGCCTCCCGGATCGCCACCCGCACCGGACCCGCCGGGGAACCGGTGCTGCTCGCCGACCAGAACCGGGCCCGGTGGAACCGCATGCTCATCCACCGGGGCGCCCGGGCGCTGGGCCGGGCCGGGAACGGCCCGTACTCCGTCCAGGCCGCGATCGCCGGCTGCCACGCGGCGGCGGTCCGTTACGAGGACACGGACTGGCCGAGGATCGCCACCCTGTACGGGCGGCTCGTCCAGCTGGTCCCGTCCCCGGTGGTGGAGCTCAACCGGGCGGTGGCCGTCTCGATGGCAGAGGGGCCGGAGGCGGCCCTGCCGCTGGTCGACGCCCTGGCCGCGGAACCGGCCCTGCGCGCCTACCACTTGCTGCCGAGCGTACGGGGAGACCTGCTGGAGCGGTTGGGCCGGACCGAGGAGGCCCGCGCGGAGTTCGAGCGGGCGGCCGCCCTCACCCGCAACGCGCAGGAACGCACCCTGCTGCTGGCCCGCGCGGCCCGCCTCTGA
- a CDS encoding ABC transporter ATP-binding protein, with amino-acid sequence MTSDHDIARQVVVRLDGVHKEYGDAKALDGLSLEIRAGDAVAVMGPSGCGKSTLLNMVAGLDRPTSGTVEVQGQDLGGLNETGLALFRRRHIGMIFQFFNLIDDLPVLDNVALAAQLTGAPARQARRRALELLDELGVADRRNNYPATLSGGERQRVAVARALMNRPALLLADEPTGALDSRSGEQVMDLLIDLNQIGQTLLIVTHDPQLATRCASRLVEVADGRVARQSALEATA; translated from the coding sequence ATGACAAGTGATCATGACATTGCGCGGCAGGTCGTCGTACGGCTGGACGGTGTGCACAAGGAGTACGGCGACGCGAAGGCCCTGGACGGCCTGTCGCTGGAGATCCGCGCCGGGGATGCGGTGGCCGTGATGGGCCCGTCCGGCTGCGGCAAGTCCACGCTGCTCAACATGGTGGCCGGGCTCGACCGGCCGACCTCGGGCACCGTCGAGGTGCAGGGCCAGGACCTCGGCGGGCTGAACGAGACCGGGCTGGCGCTCTTCCGGCGCCGGCACATCGGCATGATCTTCCAGTTCTTCAACCTGATCGACGACCTGCCGGTCCTGGACAACGTGGCGCTGGCCGCCCAGTTGACGGGCGCCCCGGCCCGGCAGGCCCGCCGCCGGGCCCTGGAGCTGCTCGACGAGCTCGGTGTGGCCGACCGCCGCAACAACTATCCGGCGACGCTCAGCGGCGGCGAGCGCCAACGGGTCGCCGTGGCCCGCGCCCTGATGAACCGTCCGGCGCTGCTCCTGGCCGACGAACCGACCGGCGCCCTCGACAGCCGGTCGGGCGAGCAGGTGATGGACCTGCTGATCGACCTCAACCAGATCGGCCAGACCCTGCTGATCGTCACGCACGACCCGCAGTTGGCCACCCGCTGCGCCAGCCGCCTGGTCGAGGTCGCCGACGGCCGGGTCGCCCGGCAGAGCGCGCTGGAGGCGACCGCGTGA
- a CDS encoding response regulator transcription factor, with amino-acid sequence MPAPAPRVVIADDQDLVRTGFRLILTARGIDVVGVAADGVEAVAAVRRLRPDVVLLDIRMPNMDGLEAARRILAEAPYCRVIMLTTFDLDQYVYAALAAGASGFLLKDVTPEHLAAAVRLVSTGDALLAPSITRRLVERCGPGAAVPDPAAADAARQELAALTPREREVLTLMGHGLSNAELAREFTLSEATVKTHVARIFAKLSLRDRAQAVVLAYETGLVTPGSVTAPRPGPPPAPAG; translated from the coding sequence GTGCCCGCACCCGCGCCCCGTGTGGTGATCGCCGACGACCAGGACCTGGTCCGGACCGGCTTCCGGCTGATCCTGACCGCCCGCGGGATCGACGTGGTCGGCGTCGCCGCCGACGGCGTGGAGGCGGTCGCCGCGGTGCGCCGACTGCGCCCCGACGTCGTCCTCCTGGACATCCGGATGCCGAACATGGACGGCCTGGAGGCCGCCCGCCGCATCCTCGCGGAAGCCCCGTACTGCCGGGTGATCATGCTGACCACCTTCGACCTCGACCAGTACGTGTACGCCGCCCTCGCCGCCGGGGCCAGCGGCTTCTTGCTCAAGGACGTCACCCCCGAGCACCTCGCCGCCGCCGTCCGCCTGGTCAGCACGGGCGACGCGCTGCTCGCCCCGTCGATCACCCGCCGCCTGGTGGAGCGTTGCGGCCCGGGCGCGGCCGTACCGGACCCCGCCGCGGCGGACGCCGCCCGGCAGGAGCTGGCCGCGCTGACCCCGCGCGAGCGCGAGGTGCTGACCCTGATGGGGCACGGGCTCTCCAACGCCGAGCTGGCCCGCGAGTTCACGCTGAGCGAGGCCACGGTGAAGACCCATGTGGCCCGCATCTTCGCGAAGTTGTCGCTGCGCGACCGGGCCCAGGCCGTCGTCCTCGCCTACGAGACGGGCCTGGTGACCCCCGGCTCGGTCACCGCTCCGCGTCCGGGACCCCCTCCGGCGCCCGCAGGGTGA
- a CDS encoding condensation domain-containing protein, which translates to MRQFPLEMHHMAPGRVVEWRLRSTAVEAADTGDPVNRKASFNQDKHFTVAEESRAADDPVASWVAVTFEVTGRLDEQALAQSLLSFVQRHEVLRCAFRRLAGEVACEPFDPAGLTLEPQQVGAFETSDLLRDFLVERFKRSIDTLSWPLFIMGAVEREESATVYLAFDHIVCDGMSMPIVAREVSLGYEALCRGEGAELPPAPSYLDFAEEQRRRYLSIDASDERLGYWKAFMGQAGEFFPRFPLDLGVEPGRMYPIVNESSTLLDAAEAEVFEKTCLAAGGKPFMGVLASVAVCLREAGGPGVYRGFMPVSERGRDTWAHSVGWFVNTLPIEFDASPGRDFTQVMASVRAGFSEMMSHLDVPFVRAWQLLAPEEFAARSWPYPVNFFSYIDMRKCPGAERHDEWRPTTHVWSARANGACSWFQRDTDGMHMNSIYVDTPAARRTMGDFQEGLRLTVQEIARSGGFRRPIALTTPRRPLRTPLDVAAIARRG; encoded by the coding sequence ATGCGGCAGTTTCCTCTGGAGATGCACCACATGGCACCTGGCCGGGTGGTCGAGTGGCGGCTCAGGTCCACGGCGGTAGAGGCCGCCGACACGGGTGACCCGGTGAACAGGAAGGCGTCCTTCAACCAGGACAAGCACTTCACCGTCGCCGAGGAGAGCAGGGCCGCCGACGACCCGGTCGCGTCCTGGGTGGCGGTGACCTTCGAAGTGACCGGACGGCTGGACGAGCAGGCCCTGGCACAGTCCCTGCTCTCCTTCGTGCAGCGGCACGAGGTCCTGCGGTGCGCCTTCCGCCGCCTGGCCGGCGAGGTGGCCTGCGAGCCGTTCGACCCCGCAGGACTGACCCTCGAACCGCAGCAGGTGGGCGCCTTCGAAACCTCCGACCTGCTGCGCGACTTCCTCGTCGAGCGGTTCAAGCGGAGCATCGACACCCTCTCCTGGCCGCTGTTCATCATGGGTGCGGTGGAACGCGAGGAGTCCGCTACGGTCTACCTCGCCTTCGACCACATCGTCTGCGACGGCATGTCGATGCCGATCGTGGCCCGCGAGGTGTCCCTCGGCTACGAGGCCCTATGCCGCGGCGAGGGCGCCGAACTGCCGCCCGCACCCAGCTACCTCGACTTCGCCGAGGAGCAGCGCCGCCGCTACCTGTCCATCGACGCGAGCGACGAACGCCTGGGCTACTGGAAGGCGTTCATGGGGCAGGCCGGCGAGTTCTTCCCGCGCTTCCCCCTCGACCTCGGTGTCGAGCCGGGCCGGATGTACCCGATCGTCAACGAGTCCTCCACCCTCCTGGACGCCGCCGAGGCCGAGGTGTTCGAGAAGACGTGCTTGGCGGCCGGCGGCAAGCCGTTCATGGGGGTGCTGGCCTCGGTCGCCGTCTGCCTGCGCGAGGCCGGCGGCCCGGGCGTCTACCGCGGCTTCATGCCGGTCAGCGAGCGCGGCCGGGACACCTGGGCGCATTCGGTGGGTTGGTTCGTCAACACCCTGCCCATCGAGTTCGACGCCTCGCCCGGCCGGGACTTCACCCAGGTCATGGCCTCCGTCCGGGCCGGCTTCAGCGAGATGATGAGCCATCTCGACGTGCCGTTCGTCCGGGCGTGGCAGTTGCTGGCGCCCGAGGAGTTCGCCGCCCGCTCCTGGCCGTATCCGGTCAACTTCTTCTCCTACATCGACATGCGCAAGTGTCCCGGGGCCGAGCGCCACGACGAGTGGCGGCCCACCACCCACGTGTGGTCGGCGCGTGCCAACGGGGCCTGTTCGTGGTTCCAGCGGGACACGGACGGGATGCACATGAACTCGATCTACGTCGACACCCCGGCGGCCCGCCGGACCATGGGCGACTTCCAGGAGGGGCTGCGCCTCACCGTTCAGGAGATCGCCCGGTCCGGCGGGTTCCGCCGGCCCATCGCGCTGACCACCCCGCGGCGGCCGCTGCGGACCCCGCTGGACGTGGCCGCGATCGCCCGCCGCGGCTGA
- a CDS encoding LysR family transcriptional regulator, translating into MIDVHRLRVLRAVAEHGSFNRAAGALLLTPSAVSQHIAALERAVGHPVAVRSTRGVTLTEPGRLLVEAAESISAELDQVRHAIDRLTAERPRLTVATFTSGGRHLLPAALPRFVEAHPEVELTVLESEPEGAAAMVRGGAADLALAYHFDGPPPVRPGERPGLDWVPLMEDPLWLVLPPGHRLADRPSVGLAELASDRWVLGCLRTEAFLRRYAELAGFDLLVAASTTDYFFAQTLVAAGVGVSLVPHVSLTTTGELTAVRIEPPRPARHIGLVLPRRRRPHPPTRALAAALTAAAASPRTPTGERP; encoded by the coding sequence ATGATCGATGTGCACCGGCTGCGCGTCCTTCGGGCGGTGGCCGAGCACGGCAGCTTCAACCGGGCCGCCGGCGCCCTGCTGTTGACCCCGTCTGCCGTCTCGCAGCACATCGCGGCGCTGGAGCGCGCGGTCGGCCACCCGGTGGCGGTGCGCAGCACGCGCGGGGTCACCCTCACCGAGCCCGGCCGGCTGCTGGTGGAGGCCGCCGAGTCGATCTCCGCCGAGCTGGACCAGGTCCGCCACGCGATCGACCGGCTCACGGCGGAACGGCCGCGCCTCACCGTCGCCACCTTCACCAGCGGGGGCCGACACCTGCTGCCCGCGGCGCTGCCCCGGTTCGTGGAGGCGCATCCGGAGGTGGAGCTGACGGTGCTGGAGAGCGAGCCGGAGGGCGCGGCCGCGATGGTGCGCGGTGGAGCGGCCGATCTCGCACTGGCCTACCACTTCGACGGGCCGCCGCCCGTCCGCCCGGGTGAACGCCCGGGGCTCGACTGGGTTCCGCTGATGGAAGATCCGCTGTGGCTGGTGCTGCCGCCCGGCCACCGCCTCGCGGACCGGCCGTCGGTGGGTCTGGCCGAACTGGCTTCCGACCGCTGGGTGCTGGGCTGCCTCAGGACGGAGGCCTTCCTGCGCCGGTACGCGGAGCTCGCCGGTTTCGACCTCCTGGTGGCGGCTTCCACCACCGACTACTTCTTCGCGCAGACCCTGGTCGCGGCCGGAGTCGGGGTCTCCCTGGTCCCGCACGTATCGCTCACCACGACAGGAGAGTTGACCGCGGTCCGCATCGAACCCCCGCGTCCTGCCCGGCACATCGGGCTGGTCCTCCCCCGCCGACGCCGCCCGCACCCCCCTACCCGGGCATTGGCCGCAGCCCTGACCGCGGCCGCCGCCTCGCCCCGCACACCGACCGGAGAGCGCCCTTGA
- a CDS encoding YciI family protein yields MPRFLTMIRIDEQDLPSDEFPPEFEQRMGALLEEITKAGVMLDTAGLLPTSAGTRLSWSGGKISYTDGPFTETKEVVGGYSLTQCKDKAEAIEWTRRFLEIHPVEWKVSAEVREIQEM; encoded by the coding sequence ATGCCGCGCTTCCTGACGATGATCCGCATCGACGAGCAGGACCTGCCCAGCGACGAGTTCCCGCCCGAGTTCGAGCAGCGCATGGGCGCGCTGCTGGAGGAGATCACCAAGGCCGGGGTCATGCTCGACACCGCCGGGCTGCTCCCCACCTCCGCGGGAACCCGCCTCAGCTGGTCCGGCGGGAAGATCAGCTACACCGACGGACCCTTCACCGAGACCAAGGAGGTCGTCGGCGGCTACTCCCTCACCCAGTGCAAGGACAAGGCGGAGGCCATCGAGTGGACCCGGCGGTTCCTTGAGATCCACCCGGTGGAATGGAAGGTGAGCGCCGAGGTCCGGGAGATCCAGGAGATGTGA
- a CDS encoding ABC transporter permease yields the protein MSAVWRASRAAVRRRRLQTFVIGLVVLCSTTTVLLALGLLDAASSPFDRAYAAQCGPHTVATFDTAKASPEQLAKTADRPGVAAAAGPFEQAVLDVPAGWLWMAGGSLTVVGRADPGGPVDRIELLEGHWATAPGEIVIGWYSTGSPGPRLLGTRLEVPGSAPLTVVGFAAAASRSAGAWVSPEQMTALRPSAAQMLYRFTRSSTDAQLAAALAGATAELPEGSLTGTQTHLALQQAFSALAGAYLPFMTLFGVLGLLVSALIVGNVVSGAVVSGYRHIGVLKALGFTPNQVVAVYLTMLAVPAVVGAVLGTLLGNALAVPVLRVAFSGIETGRAAIGDVGAWVSVVCLLGMPALVLLTALVPALRAHRLPAARAISAGGAPRTGRGLRVQRLLGGTRLPRPVSLGLGQPFARPGRTLMTMAAIVLGVTTVTLATGLTSTMLAFGEAGRGDGTRIHVEAGGPLNDRPAPVLGDGPTEERLRSLPGATAVRARGLAQVSLVGQLRPVYANFYRGDDPAAAGRIARGREARAAGEITAGPAFLTQNGLELGDRVTLAMNGRQVAATVVGELVESNARALDATWQTFLQLSPEARAAEYEVRLAAGADVPAYVEAAEAVDPDLRVSVLDARNAATVTVVAFSSVFTVLLSTVAALGVFNTVLLSVRERRRDLGMLKSIGMTPRQVVAMTVTSVAGVGAVGGLLGVPLGLIAHRLIVDHVGVVSFPESMKDVWDAPLVAGLLLAGVAIAVLGALVPARSAARMTIASALHTE from the coding sequence GTGAGCGCCGTGTGGCGGGCCTCGCGCGCAGCCGTGCGGCGCCGCAGGCTCCAGACCTTCGTCATCGGACTCGTCGTGCTCTGCTCGACCACGACCGTCCTCCTCGCACTGGGGCTGCTCGACGCCGCTTCCAGCCCCTTCGACAGGGCGTACGCCGCCCAGTGCGGCCCGCACACCGTGGCGACCTTCGACACGGCGAAGGCGTCGCCGGAGCAGCTCGCGAAGACCGCCGACCGCCCCGGGGTGGCGGCCGCGGCCGGGCCGTTCGAGCAGGCCGTCCTGGACGTTCCCGCAGGCTGGCTGTGGATGGCCGGCGGCTCCCTCACGGTGGTGGGGCGGGCCGACCCGGGGGGCCCGGTGGACCGGATCGAGCTCCTGGAGGGCCACTGGGCGACCGCGCCCGGCGAGATCGTCATCGGCTGGTACTCGACCGGCTCGCCCGGACCCCGACTCCTGGGGACCAGGCTGGAGGTCCCCGGTTCCGCCCCGCTGACCGTCGTCGGGTTCGCGGCCGCCGCGAGCAGGTCGGCGGGCGCCTGGGTCTCGCCCGAGCAGATGACCGCGCTGCGTCCGTCCGCCGCGCAGATGCTCTACCGCTTCACGCGCTCCTCCACGGACGCCCAGCTGGCCGCCGCGCTGGCCGGGGCGACCGCCGAACTGCCAGAAGGGTCGCTGACCGGCACACAGACCCATCTCGCCCTCCAGCAGGCCTTCTCGGCCCTGGCCGGTGCCTACCTCCCCTTCATGACGCTGTTCGGTGTGCTCGGCCTCCTGGTGTCCGCCCTGATCGTCGGGAACGTCGTCAGCGGGGCGGTGGTGTCCGGGTACCGGCACATCGGCGTGCTCAAGGCACTGGGCTTCACCCCGAACCAGGTCGTCGCCGTGTACCTGACGATGCTGGCCGTGCCCGCGGTCGTCGGCGCCGTCCTCGGCACCCTGCTCGGCAACGCACTGGCCGTGCCCGTCCTTCGGGTCGCGTTCTCCGGCATCGAGACGGGCCGGGCCGCCATCGGCGACGTCGGTGCGTGGGTGTCCGTCGTCTGCCTGCTGGGGATGCCCGCCCTCGTCCTGCTCACCGCCCTGGTTCCCGCGCTGCGGGCGCACCGGCTGCCGGCGGCCCGCGCGATCAGCGCCGGCGGCGCCCCGCGGACCGGGCGGGGCCTGCGCGTGCAGCGCCTGCTCGGCGGCACCCGGCTGCCGCGTCCGGTCAGCCTGGGCCTCGGCCAGCCGTTCGCCCGGCCCGGACGCACCCTGATGACCATGGCGGCCATCGTCCTCGGCGTCACCACGGTGACCCTGGCGACCGGCCTGACCAGCACGATGCTCGCGTTCGGCGAGGCCGGCCGGGGCGACGGTACCCGGATCCACGTGGAGGCGGGCGGGCCGCTCAACGACCGGCCCGCTCCGGTGCTCGGCGACGGCCCGACCGAGGAACGGCTGCGGTCCCTGCCCGGCGCGACGGCGGTACGGGCCCGCGGGCTGGCCCAGGTGAGCCTGGTCGGGCAGCTCCGCCCCGTCTACGCCAACTTCTACCGCGGGGACGACCCCGCGGCCGCGGGCCGGATCGCCAGGGGGCGGGAGGCACGGGCGGCCGGCGAGATCACGGCCGGGCCCGCCTTCCTGACCCAGAACGGGCTGGAGCTCGGCGACCGGGTCACCCTGGCGATGAACGGCAGACAGGTGGCGGCAACCGTCGTCGGCGAGCTCGTGGAGAGCAACGCGCGGGCCCTGGACGCCACCTGGCAGACCTTCCTCCAGCTGTCACCGGAGGCCCGCGCCGCCGAGTACGAGGTGCGCCTCGCAGCCGGGGCCGACGTGCCGGCGTACGTGGAAGCGGCCGAGGCGGTCGATCCCGACCTGCGCGTATCGGTGCTGGACGCCCGCAACGCCGCCACCGTCACCGTCGTCGCCTTCTCCTCGGTGTTCACCGTCCTGCTGAGCACCGTGGCGGCGCTCGGCGTCTTCAACACGGTCCTCCTGAGCGTCCGGGAGCGCCGCCGGGACCTCGGCATGCTCAAGTCGATCGGGATGACGCCGCGGCAGGTCGTGGCGATGACCGTGACCTCGGTGGCGGGCGTGGGCGCGGTCGGCGGGCTGCTCGGTGTCCCGCTCGGGTTGATCGCGCACCGGCTGATCGTGGACCACGTCGGGGTGGTCAGCTTCCCGGAGTCGATGAAGGACGTGTGGGACGCACCGCTCGTGGCCGGCCTGCTGCTGGCGGGGGTCGCGATCGCCGTCCTCGGTGCACTGGTGCCGGCCCGGTCGGCGGCCCGGATGACGATCGCGTCGGCCCTGCACACCGAATAG